One genomic segment of Archaeoglobus neptunius includes these proteins:
- a CDS encoding antitoxin family protein translates to MGKVIEAVYEKGVFKPLEKVDLDEGVTVEIVVRRKASRGLSKLLEKYIVKSDVDLTKGLIEERR, encoded by the coding sequence ATGGGTAAGGTAATAGAAGCCGTGTATGAAAAAGGAGTATTTAAGCCTCTTGAGAAAGTTGATTTAGATGAGGGAGTAACCGTAGAGATTGTGGTAAGGAGAAAAGCATCGAGGGGCTTATCAAAACTACTTGAGAAATACATCGTTAAATCAGATGTAGATTTAACGAAAGGATTAATAGAGGAAAGAAGATGA
- a CDS encoding stage II sporulation protein M, translating into MRQVSVFLSLLCFVLSFLLGVYSVLDYNDNIRKLDNLNLDIQYSVANLTFASILKTNLVVIAQLLVGSFLFGLTTFLSVGVNGYHLGSYTATAILNRSFDKFLVLTIPHAIFEIPAIITAGAAGFKIPCEIIRYLLGKKERILTKEDIKEYLTLALISIILIVIAAWVEANVTLRIAKTMLKTKGI; encoded by the coding sequence ATGAGACAAGTCTCTGTATTTCTATCTTTACTCTGTTTCGTTCTATCATTCTTGTTGGGTGTATACAGTGTGCTGGATTACAACGACAACATCCGTAAATTGGACAATTTGAACTTAGACATCCAGTATTCTGTAGCGAATCTAACGTTTGCATCTATCCTGAAAACAAATTTGGTCGTGATTGCCCAGTTGCTGGTGGGATCGTTTCTATTTGGCCTTACAACCTTTTTGAGTGTAGGGGTCAACGGATACCACTTAGGTAGCTATACAGCAACAGCAATTTTAAATAGATCGTTTGACAAATTTTTAGTTCTTACGATACCCCACGCCATCTTCGAAATCCCAGCCATAATAACAGCCGGCGCAGCGGGCTTCAAGATCCCATGCGAGATCATCCGCTATCTGCTTGGCAAAAAAGAGCGAATTCTAACAAAAGAAGACATCAAAGAATACCTAACCCTCGCTTTAATCTCTATCATCTTAATCGTAATAGCAGCTTGGGTCGAAGCTAACGTCACGCTGAGGATTGCCAAAACAATGCTTAAGACAAAAGGTATTTGA
- a CDS encoding ABC transporter ATP-binding protein: MLLKLEGVTKRFGGLVAVNSLDLEIDEGEKLGVVGPNGSGKTTLYNLISGVYMPDEGRIFFDGKEITNMPPHERTKLGIARTFQIPRPFGSASVRENVAIGAMFGRANAGVDEALEMADEYLQMVGMYDLRDKEAKLLTPLEKKLMELARALAMKPKLLLLDELLAGMNPKDITRILDLISKVREEENIASIAMVEHLMHAITKFAERVVVMHQGSKLIEGPTMEVLNDPKVIEVYLGEKLKIG; this comes from the coding sequence ATGCTGCTCAAACTTGAGGGTGTGACGAAGAGGTTTGGAGGGCTGGTTGCCGTAAACTCGCTTGATCTCGAGATAGACGAAGGGGAGAAACTTGGAGTTGTGGGGCCAAACGGGAGCGGTAAAACTACGCTGTACAACCTCATAAGCGGAGTGTACATGCCGGATGAGGGCCGGATATTTTTTGATGGAAAGGAGATCACCAATATGCCCCCTCACGAGAGAACAAAGCTCGGAATAGCCAGAACCTTCCAGATACCACGACCCTTCGGTTCTGCGAGTGTGAGGGAGAATGTGGCAATAGGGGCAATGTTTGGAAGGGCGAATGCAGGTGTGGATGAGGCTCTTGAGATGGCTGACGAATATCTGCAAATGGTTGGGATGTACGATTTAAGAGATAAGGAAGCAAAACTGCTCACGCCCCTAGAAAAAAAGCTGATGGAGCTTGCAAGGGCGCTGGCAATGAAACCAAAACTCCTTCTTCTGGATGAGCTGCTTGCCGGAATGAATCCCAAGGATATCACTAGGATTCTTGACCTGATAAGCAAGGTTAGAGAGGAGGAGAATATAGCAAGCATTGCGATGGTCGAGCATTTAATGCACGCCATTACTAAATTTGCCGAAAGGGTTGTGGTGATGCATCAGGGTTCAAAGCTCATAGAGGGACCAACAATGGAGGTTCTCAACGACCCTAAGGTTATTGAGGTGTATTTGGGTGAAAAGCTCAAAATAGGGTGA
- a CDS encoding PIN domain-containing protein, whose translation MIVLDTSVFTDYLVIFDENRHRKAKEFVDELSERDYVIYEPFLFEVELAGVLRRKYTEKKTRKLLKDVKSRVVIVGETSLRSIAIDVVIAEL comes from the coding sequence ATGATAGTTTTAGATACATCAGTTTTTACGGATTATTTAGTCATATTTGACGAAAATCGACACCGAAAAGCTAAAGAATTCGTTGACGAGTTATCCGAGCGTGATTATGTAATTTATGAGCCATTTTTGTTCGAAGTCGAGCTTGCAGGAGTATTGAGAAGGAAATACACTGAAAAGAAGACTCGTAAGTTGCTGAAAGACGTAAAGAGTAGGGTTGTAATTGTAGGTGAAACTTCTCTTCGCAGTATCGCTATAGATGTGGTCATTGCAGAGCTGTAG
- a CDS encoding universal stress protein, which produces MAIVVAVDHSERTPRILDFAVNEAKLRNEKLLFIHSLYGGDKTDEKEIEAGERLLDYVVSLAQSRGVEAEKHLLVRGKEPEDDIVEFAEEVDASLIIIGVRKRRPAGKLLFGSVAQQVILNAKQPVVCIK; this is translated from the coding sequence ATGGCAATTGTTGTGGCAGTTGACCACTCTGAAAGAACTCCACGAATTCTGGATTTTGCGGTAAACGAGGCAAAGCTGAGAAATGAGAAACTTCTGTTCATTCACTCGCTGTACGGGGGGGATAAGACGGATGAAAAGGAAATCGAAGCTGGTGAGAGACTTCTGGACTACGTCGTTAGCCTTGCTCAGAGCAGAGGGGTGGAGGCCGAAAAGCACCTTCTTGTGAGGGGTAAGGAGCCTGAAGACGACATTGTAGAGTTTGCCGAGGAGGTAGATGCGTCTCTGATCATCATTGGCGTCAGGAAAAGAAGACCGGCAGGGAAGCTCTTGTTCGGAAGTGTCGCACAGCAGGTAATTCTCAATGCAAAACAGCCTGTCGTCTGTATAAAATAA
- a CDS encoding CaiB/BaiF CoA transferase family protein, whose translation MKSFPPFNDLFVLELGQAVAGPYIGTLLADLGAEVIHIERPKVGDLARHWIPIRGDLSFYFGVVNRNKKSMTLDLKHEKGKEIFFKLAEKADVIIENFVPGVVKKLGVDYETVKEINPDVIYCHVSGFGQDGPYRDRPAFDQLIQGEAGIISYTGTRDTPCKINVPITDLLASMYGTYAVLAALLRREKTGEGMEIDISLFDCAVTMMLNLMNMAIVEGMKDEELRMGTKYFLATPYEPYPAGDGKLVNIVVATEWHWKAFCKAVGLESLIEDPRFATNQQRLKHREELERIIVEKLKEKPRDEWVEILLKAGIPCGAVNTIEEVIEHPQTRHRGTVVDVEYPGLGEIKLFNNPVKFSGFEVKVRRPPKLGEHTDEILRSVGISEEEIEALRKEGVV comes from the coding sequence ATGAAGAGCTTTCCCCCATTTAACGACCTGTTTGTTCTGGAACTGGGGCAGGCAGTTGCGGGACCGTACATCGGCACTCTGCTGGCAGACCTGGGAGCGGAGGTAATCCATATCGAGAGGCCTAAGGTGGGCGATCTTGCCAGGCACTGGATACCAATAAGGGGAGATCTCAGCTTCTACTTTGGTGTGGTGAACAGGAACAAGAAGTCGATGACCCTCGATTTGAAGCACGAGAAGGGAAAAGAGATCTTCTTTAAACTGGCCGAGAAGGCGGATGTGATAATCGAGAACTTCGTTCCAGGAGTTGTGAAGAAGCTCGGAGTTGACTACGAGACTGTTAAGGAAATAAACCCGGATGTGATCTACTGTCACGTTTCCGGTTTTGGGCAGGATGGACCCTACAGGGATAGACCAGCCTTTGATCAGCTCATTCAGGGTGAAGCCGGGATAATAAGCTATACGGGTACGAGAGACACGCCATGCAAGATAAACGTTCCAATTACAGACCTCTTGGCATCCATGTACGGTACTTACGCTGTGCTTGCTGCGTTACTTAGGAGGGAGAAGACCGGAGAGGGAATGGAGATCGACATCTCTCTTTTCGACTGTGCTGTAACCATGATGCTCAATCTGATGAACATGGCGATTGTTGAGGGCATGAAGGATGAAGAGCTGAGGATGGGGACAAAGTACTTTCTCGCCACTCCTTACGAGCCCTATCCCGCTGGAGACGGAAAGCTCGTGAACATAGTTGTGGCCACCGAGTGGCACTGGAAGGCCTTCTGCAAGGCTGTTGGACTGGAGAGCCTTATAGAGGATCCGAGGTTTGCAACAAATCAGCAGAGATTGAAGCACAGGGAGGAGCTGGAAAGGATAATTGTAGAGAAACTTAAGGAAAAACCCAGGGATGAGTGGGTGGAAATTCTGCTTAAGGCGGGCATCCCCTGTGGTGCTGTGAACACAATTGAAGAGGTCATCGAACATCCACAGACGAGGCACAGAGGAACGGTTGTGGATGTTGAGTATCCGGGGCTGGGTGAAATCAAGCTGTTCAACAATCCTGTAAAGTTTTCTGGATTTGAAGTGAAGGTCAGAAGACCTCCAAAGCTTGGAGAACATACGGATGAAATTCTGAGGTCAGTGGGAATTTCGGAGGAGGAAATTGAAGCCCTCAGGAAGGAGGGTGTGGTTTGA
- a CDS encoding amino acid ABC transporter substrate-binding protein, protein MLKRLLILVLVGVVLFFAGCAQQQQPAAQQQPAAKEETLYFGAPISLSGKFADEGKASLYGMQVAAKWINEHGGIKVGDKTYKIEIKYYDDESKKENVQSLIERLATVDKVKFILAPYSSGLTLAAAPIAEKYKVLLNSHGGASDYIFEQGYYYVVQTLSPASKYQIGFLDMVHKLDPNAKRLALVYEDGEFSRAVHQAAKEYAKKLGFEIVYEKTYPRGTNDLSPILNELKATKPDVIIGGGHFADGQLLAKQLAELDINIKAISILVAPTFPQFYEALGNKAEGICGPAQWEVGAKYSPDVAKKLGVEWYGPTQDEFLSMYRELAGKDAVPPYQAAEAAAAVLSYAKAIEKAQSLDPTKVREAMNDLKFMCLYGLWQIDPKTGKQIGHDMVIIQWQNGEKKIVWPESAATATPCYPMPTWEEKANGATCGS, encoded by the coding sequence ATGTTGAAGAGGTTACTGATATTGGTGCTGGTGGGTGTTGTTTTGTTTTTTGCAGGATGTGCACAACAGCAGCAGCCTGCAGCACAGCAGCAGCCTGCAGCCAAAGAAGAGACTCTCTATTTTGGAGCTCCAATAAGCCTTTCGGGGAAGTTTGCTGACGAAGGTAAGGCATCTCTTTACGGTATGCAGGTGGCTGCGAAATGGATCAACGAGCATGGGGGGATTAAGGTAGGTGACAAGACCTACAAGATCGAGATAAAGTACTATGACGATGAGTCAAAGAAAGAGAACGTCCAGAGTCTGATCGAGAGGCTGGCAACGGTGGATAAGGTCAAGTTCATCCTCGCACCCTACAGCTCTGGTCTTACACTGGCCGCAGCGCCCATTGCCGAGAAGTACAAGGTTCTGCTGAACAGCCATGGCGGTGCGAGTGACTACATCTTCGAGCAGGGCTACTACTACGTTGTCCAGACTCTCAGTCCAGCAAGCAAGTACCAGATCGGATTCCTCGACATGGTTCACAAGCTTGATCCGAATGCAAAGAGGCTGGCGCTGGTTTACGAGGATGGAGAGTTCTCCAGAGCAGTCCACCAGGCTGCCAAGGAGTATGCCAAGAAACTTGGATTTGAGATCGTTTACGAAAAGACCTATCCACGAGGAACCAACGACCTGTCCCCCATCCTGAATGAACTCAAGGCCACGAAACCCGATGTTATAATTGGCGGTGGACATTTCGCTGACGGGCAGTTGCTTGCGAAGCAGCTTGCCGAACTGGACATAAACATCAAAGCCATTTCAATACTCGTCGCTCCAACGTTCCCCCAGTTCTACGAGGCATTGGGCAACAAGGCGGAGGGCATTTGCGGTCCTGCACAGTGGGAGGTTGGTGCGAAGTACTCTCCTGACGTTGCCAAAAAGCTTGGTGTGGAGTGGTACGGACCAACTCAGGATGAGTTCCTGTCAATGTACAGAGAGCTGGCTGGTAAGGATGCCGTTCCACCCTACCAGGCGGCTGAAGCTGCAGCAGCGGTGCTGAGTTATGCAAAGGCAATCGAAAAGGCGCAGAGCCTCGATCCGACCAAGGTCAGGGAGGCTATGAACGACCTCAAATTCATGTGCCTCTATGGTCTCTGGCAGATTGATCCGAAGACAGGAAAACAGATTGGACACGACATGGTGATAATCCAGTGGCAGAACGGCGAAAAGAAGATCGTGTGGCCAGAATCTGCAGCCACCGCAACTCCATGCTATCCGATGCCAACATGGGAGGAGAAGGCAAACGGAGCGACGTGTGGTAGCTGA
- a CDS encoding ABC transporter ATP-binding protein encodes MLNVSGLESGYGEMQVLWGVDLEVKEKSVTVVLGPNGAGKSTTLKTIFGTLKPWSGRVEYIGEDVTNTPPHKKVELGITFVPEGRHLFPNMTVKDNLLMGAYLKKAEEKLEESLELVYTLFPRLKERETQKAGTLSGGEQQMLAIARALMTSPNLILMDEPSQGLAPKLVKEVFETILRLKDEGLTILLVEQNVFASLEISDYAYVLHEGKIAFGGTVDEVKESDEIKKAYLGV; translated from the coding sequence ATGCTGAACGTTTCAGGTCTTGAGTCAGGCTATGGAGAGATGCAGGTTCTCTGGGGAGTGGACTTGGAAGTGAAGGAAAAGAGTGTCACAGTCGTTCTGGGTCCAAACGGGGCAGGAAAGAGTACAACTCTTAAAACAATCTTTGGCACCTTAAAACCCTGGAGTGGAAGGGTAGAGTACATAGGGGAGGACGTGACCAACACTCCACCCCACAAAAAAGTTGAGCTCGGCATAACCTTTGTTCCGGAGGGCAGACACCTGTTTCCAAACATGACGGTAAAAGACAACCTGCTGATGGGGGCTTACCTTAAAAAGGCTGAAGAAAAGCTTGAAGAGTCACTGGAACTTGTTTACACTCTGTTTCCCAGACTGAAGGAAAGAGAAACTCAGAAGGCCGGAACCCTTAGTGGAGGTGAACAGCAGATGCTGGCAATTGCCAGAGCCCTCATGACATCCCCAAACCTGATATTGATGGATGAACCAAGCCAGGGACTTGCTCCAAAGCTGGTGAAAGAAGTATTCGAGACCATACTGAGACTTAAGGACGAAGGTTTGACGATTCTTCTTGTTGAGCAGAACGTATTTGCCTCACTGGAAATTTCAGATTATGCATACGTGCTGCATGAGGGCAAAATTGCGTTCGGCGGTACGGTGGATGAGGTTAAGGAGAGTGATGAGATAAAGAAAGCATATCTGGGGGTGTGA
- a CDS encoding branched-chain amino acid ABC transporter permease, protein MKSYRPLITLFLSYAVMIAIGQSVEGMWQPVMLVVFYIAIGQALNVFLGMTGYVNFGYVALLGVGAYGMGVALGYYNQLGLVPTLVLGFVLAALFALLVSILVGGIALRLRGAYFAIATIGVNEAIKYLIMGAKIWGGSEGIVLSGILRKAFGADMMRFLSTTFADASVITVAIAAGIVTAYILNSRVGYALIALREDEEAAKVMGINVTKYKLVAFMVSCVLAGLIGATAWTLKLTYVFPEDVFAINYTVEAIVIVMLGGAGTLLGPVVGGLIYALLKYYLAIAFPGMQLLILAPLLIAVILVFPEGVVGYLAKRARGTRFENFIR, encoded by the coding sequence ATGAAGAGCTACCGACCGCTGATAACGCTGTTTCTCTCCTATGCAGTAATGATCGCCATCGGACAGTCCGTAGAGGGAATGTGGCAGCCGGTAATGCTCGTGGTATTTTACATAGCCATAGGGCAGGCTCTGAACGTCTTTCTTGGAATGACCGGGTACGTCAACTTCGGTTACGTTGCTCTGCTGGGTGTTGGTGCGTACGGAATGGGTGTTGCCCTGGGCTACTACAACCAGCTTGGACTTGTACCGACTCTCGTTCTCGGATTTGTCCTGGCGGCACTTTTTGCACTGCTGGTTTCAATACTGGTCGGTGGTATAGCACTTAGATTGAGAGGGGCATATTTCGCAATTGCAACCATCGGTGTCAACGAGGCTATCAAGTATCTGATTATGGGTGCCAAAATCTGGGGAGGATCTGAAGGGATAGTGCTTTCAGGAATACTGAGAAAAGCCTTTGGTGCGGATATGATGAGGTTTCTGTCCACAACCTTTGCTGATGCAAGCGTGATTACGGTTGCGATAGCTGCAGGTATTGTCACAGCTTATATTCTGAACAGTCGTGTGGGTTATGCTCTGATAGCTCTGAGGGAGGATGAGGAGGCTGCAAAAGTTATGGGCATTAATGTTACAAAGTACAAGCTTGTGGCCTTCATGGTAAGCTGTGTACTCGCCGGTCTGATTGGCGCAACCGCCTGGACACTCAAGCTAACGTATGTCTTCCCCGAAGACGTGTTTGCCATAAACTATACCGTGGAGGCGATAGTCATAGTCATGCTGGGCGGTGCAGGAACACTTCTCGGACCCGTGGTGGGCGGTCTGATTTACGCTTTGCTGAAATACTACCTGGCAATAGCATTTCCGGGAATGCAGTTGCTGATCCTGGCTCCTCTGCTTATCGCAGTGATACTGGTTTTTCCTGAGGGGGTTGTTGGCTACCTCGCAAAGAGAGCAAGAGGAACGAGATTTGAGAATTTCATAAGGTGA
- a CDS encoding branched-chain amino acid ABC transporter permease — protein MAFVEQMLANLLYGAILGAVYGLATMGLSLIFGVLRIVNVGHGAFIMVGAFTAYWMFTLYGVSPVLSIPLAMAAGMIIGVAIYLVVVKRLIDAPELSTLLAMFAIGIFIEEAAKLIWGADYVGYSWEIGSISLPFTEIPYTKLVAFISSILIAAAVYLWFRKTKLGKAVRAVVEDRDGAITCGIDVNRIYALSFALGIGLTVLSGVLVTLFTPVGINAYMGGEYTLKAFVIAVLGGLASPWGAFYAGFIFGLIENGSYTLLGLIPGIEPFGLTRFVSFAVLMLVLLIKPTGLLGGE, from the coding sequence ATGGCTTTTGTAGAACAGATGTTAGCGAACCTGCTGTACGGGGCGATCCTTGGAGCGGTGTATGGCCTTGCAACAATGGGCCTCAGTCTTATCTTCGGGGTACTGAGAATCGTCAATGTCGGACATGGCGCCTTTATCATGGTTGGAGCTTTCACAGCCTACTGGATGTTTACTCTCTACGGAGTATCTCCAGTCCTCTCTATACCGCTTGCAATGGCTGCAGGTATGATAATTGGAGTGGCGATCTATCTCGTTGTTGTTAAAAGGTTAATCGATGCTCCAGAGCTGTCAACACTTCTTGCCATGTTTGCAATCGGAATATTCATAGAAGAGGCCGCAAAGCTGATCTGGGGTGCGGACTACGTCGGATATAGCTGGGAAATTGGCAGCATTTCACTGCCGTTCACCGAAATACCCTACACGAAGCTGGTGGCATTTATCTCGAGCATCCTGATTGCAGCGGCAGTATACCTGTGGTTCAGGAAGACCAAACTGGGTAAGGCCGTTAGAGCTGTCGTGGAGGATAGAGATGGGGCAATAACCTGTGGTATTGACGTGAACAGGATATACGCACTCAGCTTTGCCCTTGGTATTGGACTGACGGTCCTCAGCGGGGTGCTTGTTACCCTTTTCACACCTGTTGGAATCAACGCCTACATGGGTGGAGAGTACACTCTCAAGGCCTTCGTCATAGCTGTTCTCGGTGGACTGGCATCTCCCTGGGGGGCTTTCTATGCTGGGTTCATTTTCGGCCTTATAGAGAATGGAAGCTACACACTACTTGGACTGATCCCGGGAATTGAGCCCTTCGGCCTCACGAGGTTTGTGAGCTTTGCTGTCCTGATGCTTGTGCTGTTAATCAAACCAACAGGCCTGCTGGGAGGTGAATGA